From Desulfonatronum thioautotrophicum, the proteins below share one genomic window:
- a CDS encoding DsrE family protein, with amino-acid sequence MLKNQAQVQLENTKNPSEQDQSKESAMTRGDFLKLAGAGGLGMAAMMGMSSPVMAGEGKKGKYLFVVSAGSKDPDKAMLALLLADVVQKQELGDVHIYLWGDGAELSKIGRPERITSASFHRLGNALGMLERLQRNGAQIGVCPPCAEWVGAVDDQKYEWANREDGGVLLRSMQESWTAWL; translated from the coding sequence ATGCTGAAGAATCAAGCGCAGGTACAGTTGGAAAACACGAAAAATCCGAGCGAACAGGACCAATCCAAGGAGTCGGCCATGACCCGCGGCGATTTTCTCAAGCTTGCCGGGGCCGGGGGGTTGGGAATGGCGGCCATGATGGGCATGAGCAGTCCGGTCATGGCCGGAGAGGGCAAGAAAGGCAAATACCTTTTCGTCGTCAGTGCCGGTTCCAAGGATCCGGACAAGGCCATGCTGGCCTTGCTGCTGGCTGACGTGGTGCAGAAGCAGGAACTGGGAGACGTGCACATCTATCTGTGGGGTGACGGGGCGGAACTCTCCAAGATCGGACGCCCGGAACGCATTACTTCGGCCAGTTTTCACCGACTGGGCAATGCGCTTGGCATGCTGGAACGGCTGCAGCGCAACGGGGCGCAGATTGGAGTGTGTCCGCCCTGCGCGGAGTGGGTCGGGGCCGTGGACGATCAGAAGTATGAGTGGGCGAACAGAGAAGACGGTGGTGTGCTCTTGCGCAGCATGCAGGAATCCTGGACAGCCTGGCTCTAG
- a CDS encoding acyl-CoA dehydratase activase, giving the protein MIASPGNVAGIDIGSRSIELVVLSHAGRVEHQVRVPTTFDPLRQCREILEGVAVEWVTATGYGRKLFVESGIAEACGAITEIQAYALGTAGLFPEARTVLDIGGQDTKVISLGSGGRVLKFEMNDRCAAGTGKFLEIMATSLQIPIEEFGDFSLGSTKQVRISSMCTVFAESEATSLMGRGERPENIAMGLHLAIVERTMAMLNRVGLEHPLCFAGGVAHNRCVVKLLQERIEETIIVPERPDMVGALGAAMHGALRRNT; this is encoded by the coding sequence ATGATCGCAAGCCCTGGAAATGTTGCTGGAATCGACATTGGTTCCCGGTCCATCGAGCTGGTTGTTCTGAGTCATGCCGGGAGGGTCGAGCATCAGGTCAGGGTTCCGACCACCTTTGATCCCTTGCGCCAATGCCGCGAGATCCTTGAGGGGGTGGCGGTGGAATGGGTCACGGCCACGGGATATGGCCGCAAGCTGTTCGTGGAGAGCGGTATCGCGGAGGCGTGCGGGGCGATTACCGAGATTCAGGCCTATGCCCTGGGTACGGCGGGATTGTTCCCCGAGGCGCGCACCGTCCTGGACATTGGCGGCCAGGATACCAAGGTCATTTCCCTCGGATCTGGGGGCCGGGTGCTGAAGTTCGAGATGAACGACCGCTGTGCCGCGGGAACGGGCAAATTTCTGGAGATCATGGCCACGTCGCTGCAGATCCCCATCGAGGAGTTTGGCGATTTCTCCCTGGGTTCGACGAAGCAGGTGCGCATCAGCAGCATGTGTACCGTATTTGCCGAGTCCGAGGCCACGTCCCTGATGGGCCGGGGCGAGCGACCGGAAAATATCGCCATGGGCCTGCATTTGGCCATCGTGGAGCGCACCATGGCCATGCTCAACCGGGTCGGCCTGGAGCATCCTTTATGCTTTGCCGGAGGCGTGGCCCACAACCGTTGCGTGGTCAAGCTGCTGCAGGAGCGGATTGAGGAGACGATCATCGTTCCGGAACGACCGGACATGGTCGGCGCACTGGGTGCGGCCATGCACGGCGCACTGCGGCGGAATACGTAA
- a CDS encoding double-cubane-cluster-containing anaerobic reductase, translating into MSRAWQAVRPLLLPLLVFIVVFVGHMLFYKIVSQNSSPIWWRLYVLTQTYMISFSLALAFAFGAYALGKARGQSGKAVAGSAGVALLVWFTSACGAPLIAVGLGLVGVGFGSEALPPWVTAVLTICFISFGVYWLHRKGGACATACAAKAGENAGLFREIGVDLDKFGAQQCVTGELYERTFAAQQNRPAGMAYFDEMAGDIYGARMREIIAAKKEGRVVVGNFCVFVPEELTLAVDGISVGLCAGSQAPVSDAEKVLPRNICPLVKSAYGYALTKSSPYFQVVDFVCGETTCDAKKKTWELMDREIPTHVMEIPQMKRERDRDLWLAEVKEFKAKLEQQSGKTITPEALSKAVAVMDAKRGSLQRLNALRHHRPSPISGRDALLVEQIAFYDDPVRFTEKVNVLCDELDKRVQDGVFAAPSQSRRIMISGSPMALPNWKVHNIVEGAGAVVVNEESCVGTRYFSQNVAQSDEDMDSMLLALTERYMQINCACFTPNEGRIEQIIREYRDSRADGLIHYSLQFCHTYLIEAVRIKEACAKESIPFLAVETDYSTEDTGQLQTRIEAFLEQIGGQR; encoded by the coding sequence ATGAGCCGAGCATGGCAAGCGGTGCGTCCGCTGCTGTTGCCTCTTTTGGTGTTCATCGTCGTGTTCGTCGGGCATATGCTTTTCTATAAGATTGTATCCCAGAATTCTAGCCCGATCTGGTGGCGACTGTATGTTCTGACCCAGACCTACATGATCAGCTTTTCCCTGGCCCTGGCCTTTGCTTTTGGAGCCTACGCCCTGGGCAAGGCCAGAGGTCAGTCAGGAAAGGCGGTGGCCGGCAGCGCGGGAGTCGCACTGCTGGTCTGGTTCACCAGCGCCTGTGGCGCGCCGCTGATCGCCGTGGGCCTCGGGTTGGTGGGCGTCGGTTTTGGGTCTGAGGCTCTGCCGCCCTGGGTTACAGCGGTGCTGACCATCTGCTTCATTTCCTTTGGAGTTTATTGGCTGCATCGCAAAGGGGGGGCCTGTGCCACGGCCTGCGCGGCCAAGGCTGGGGAGAATGCCGGTTTATTCCGTGAAATCGGGGTGGACCTGGACAAGTTCGGCGCGCAGCAATGCGTCACCGGCGAACTCTATGAGCGGACCTTCGCGGCCCAGCAAAATCGCCCGGCGGGCATGGCCTACTTCGATGAAATGGCCGGAGACATCTACGGTGCCCGGATGCGCGAGATTATCGCGGCCAAGAAGGAAGGCCGCGTCGTGGTGGGCAACTTTTGTGTTTTCGTCCCCGAAGAACTCACCCTGGCCGTAGACGGCATCTCCGTGGGCCTGTGCGCGGGCTCTCAAGCTCCGGTTTCGGATGCGGAAAAGGTTCTGCCTCGAAACATCTGTCCCCTGGTCAAGTCAGCGTATGGCTACGCCCTGACCAAGTCATCGCCCTATTTTCAGGTTGTGGATTTTGTCTGTGGTGAAACAACCTGCGACGCGAAGAAGAAGACCTGGGAGCTGATGGACCGGGAGATCCCCACCCATGTAATGGAAATTCCCCAGATGAAACGGGAGCGGGATCGTGATCTCTGGCTGGCGGAGGTCAAGGAGTTCAAGGCCAAGCTGGAACAGCAAAGCGGCAAGACCATTACACCCGAGGCTCTGTCCAAGGCCGTGGCGGTAATGGACGCCAAGCGAGGCTCCCTGCAACGCCTCAATGCCCTGCGTCACCACCGTCCCTCCCCCATCAGCGGCCGGGACGCCTTGTTGGTGGAACAGATCGCCTTTTACGACGATCCGGTCCGGTTTACGGAAAAGGTCAACGTGCTTTGCGACGAACTGGACAAGCGGGTTCAGGACGGCGTCTTCGCCGCACCGTCCCAGTCTCGGCGGATCATGATTTCCGGTTCACCCATGGCCCTGCCCAATTGGAAGGTGCACAATATCGTGGAGGGTGCCGGGGCCGTGGTGGTCAACGAGGAGTCCTGTGTCGGCACCCGGTACTTCAGCCAGAATGTCGCCCAGAGCGATGAGGACATGGATAGTATGTTGTTGGCTCTGACCGAGCGGTACATGCAGATAAATTGCGCCTGCTTCACGCCCAATGAGGGGCGAATCGAGCAGATCATCCGAGAGTACCGCGACTCCAGAGCGGACGGGCTGATTCATTACAGCCTGCAATTCTGTCACACCTATCTGATCGAGGCAGTGCGGATCAAGGAGGCCTGCGCCAAGGAGAGCATCCCTTTTCTGGCCGTGGAAACGGATTATTCCACCGAGGACACGGGTCAGTTGCAAACCAGGATCGAAGCGTTCCTGGAACAGATTGGAGGTCAACGATGA
- a CDS encoding (Fe-S)-binding protein, producing the protein MAEPFPRRPELERTAREVNAGCTGCRICVRQCAFLKMNAPPGRIAQALLTGAGRTDPFACSLCGLCGALCPEMVKPGNMFLEMRREAVDQGRVDWKRYKAILNYERRGHSALFSWYPTRSSKNVFFPGCTLPGTRPRITWQFFEALRSLYPDMAMVLDCCHKPSHDLGRQSFFLERFQGIQDRLLALGVKRLFVACPNCHKVFKQYGGGQEVVTVYEALAQGRYHVQGQEAVHQDFAISPDTSVQVAIHDPCPLRDEPKTHEAVRALLSTRGFALREMKNSRTRTLCCGEGGSVGFHTPALATTWAKKRRAQSQVRGQSQGHSRDQSQGQNRSQAQADRVVTYCAGCTACLNRFMPTSHLGDLLFDPNSTLAGKNRPAKAPITYLNRLLFKRRLKRFS; encoded by the coding sequence ATGGCTGAACCGTTTCCGCGGCGGCCTGAGCTGGAGCGGACGGCACGGGAGGTCAATGCCGGATGTACCGGTTGCCGGATCTGTGTCCGCCAGTGCGCCTTTCTGAAAATGAATGCGCCTCCCGGGCGGATAGCCCAGGCCCTGCTGACCGGGGCCGGTCGAACCGACCCGTTTGCCTGCAGTCTGTGCGGCCTGTGCGGGGCGCTTTGTCCGGAAATGGTCAAACCCGGAAATATGTTCCTGGAAATGCGCCGAGAAGCGGTGGACCAAGGCCGTGTGGACTGGAAACGGTACAAGGCGATTCTGAATTATGAACGGCGCGGGCATTCCGCGCTATTCAGCTGGTATCCAACCAGGTCGAGCAAAAACGTCTTTTTCCCCGGCTGCACCCTGCCGGGGACTCGGCCGCGGATCACCTGGCAGTTTTTCGAGGCATTGCGATCCCTGTATCCGGACATGGCCATGGTCCTGGATTGCTGCCACAAGCCGTCCCATGATCTGGGGCGGCAGTCCTTTTTTCTTGAACGGTTTCAGGGCATCCAAGACCGCCTGCTGGCCCTGGGCGTAAAGCGGCTCTTCGTGGCCTGTCCCAACTGCCATAAAGTTTTCAAGCAATACGGAGGCGGGCAGGAGGTCGTCACCGTCTATGAGGCCCTGGCCCAAGGCCGGTATCACGTCCAGGGCCAGGAAGCGGTGCACCAGGATTTCGCAATCTCTCCGGATACATCCGTGCAGGTCGCCATCCATGATCCGTGCCCGTTACGGGACGAGCCGAAAACCCATGAGGCCGTTCGAGCCCTGCTCTCCACCCGCGGGTTTGCCCTTCGCGAAATGAAGAACAGCCGGACCCGCACCCTGTGCTGCGGCGAGGGAGGGTCCGTCGGCTTCCACACCCCGGCCCTGGCCACGACCTGGGCCAAAAAGCGGCGCGCCCAGAGCCAGGTCAGGGGCCAGTCCCAGGGCCATAGTCGGGATCAGTCCCAAGGCCAGAACCGTTCCCAGGCCCAGGCCGACCGGGTTGTCACCTACTGCGCCGGTTGCACCGCCTGCCTCAATCGCTTCATGCCCACCAGCCATCTGGGTGATCTGCTTTTTGATCCGAATAGCACCCTGGCCGGAAAGAACAGACCAGCCAAGGCTCCCATCACCTATCTAAACCGGTTGCTGTTCAAGCGGCGGCTGAAAAGATTTTCCTGA
- a CDS encoding HAD family hydrolase: MLEIDVPGWKTLTLKHLVLDFNGTLALDGQLLPGVRERLDSLAQQLEIHVLTADTFGSVQEQMRNIACGFFIIPLTEQAKAKAAYLENLGSSGCVAVGNGRNDVLMLQAAALGIALLQEEGAAAQALAAADLVCRSVCDALDLLVNPLRMSATLRG; encoded by the coding sequence TTGCTGGAAATCGACGTACCCGGCTGGAAGACCCTGACACTCAAACATCTTGTTCTGGACTTCAACGGCACCCTGGCCCTGGATGGCCAGCTGTTGCCCGGTGTCCGTGAACGACTGGACAGCCTGGCCCAACAATTGGAGATTCACGTTCTCACTGCAGATACCTTCGGCAGCGTCCAGGAACAGATGCGAAACATCGCCTGCGGATTTTTTATCATCCCGCTGACCGAGCAGGCCAAGGCCAAAGCCGCATATCTGGAAAACCTCGGCTCTTCCGGATGCGTCGCTGTGGGCAATGGCCGCAATGATGTGCTGATGCTGCAAGCCGCGGCCTTGGGTATCGCCCTTCTCCAGGAGGAAGGGGCGGCAGCGCAAGCCCTGGCCGCCGCGGATCTGGTCTGCCGATCCGTATGCGACGCCCTTGATCTCCTGGTGAATCCACTGCGCATGTCGGCGACCCTTCGAGGGTAG
- a CDS encoding IscA/HesB family protein, with protein MIEITPSVKEQLDNHFADKDKSPIRIHLASGCGGERLSLGLDTEQESDLVKEISGYTFIVDKELSEKAGAIKVDMTPYGFSVSSEVQVGGGGGGCGGGCSC; from the coding sequence ATGATTGAAATTACGCCTTCCGTGAAGGAACAATTGGACAACCATTTCGCTGACAAGGACAAGTCGCCAATCCGCATCCATCTTGCTTCCGGATGTGGTGGCGAGCGCCTATCCCTGGGCCTGGACACGGAGCAGGAATCAGATCTGGTTAAGGAAATCAGCGGCTATACGTTCATCGTGGACAAGGAATTGAGCGAAAAAGCTGGAGCCATCAAGGTTGATATGACGCCCTACGGATTTTCCGTCAGCTCCGAGGTGCAGGTCGGCGGTGGTGGAGGCGGTTGCGGCGGCGGATGCTCCTGCTAG